From one Candidatus Kaelpia imicola genomic stretch:
- a CDS encoding MotA/TolQ/ExbB proton channel family protein, with protein sequence MWSMIREGGPLMYLILLCSVVAFTVIIERIITLSRAKIDVPAFMDKVLDAVRRNRIMAAIEMCDRTFSPVASIIKAGLLKQAASRQEIKEAMEEAALVEVPKLEKNLNILATLAHVTPLIGLLGTVTGMIQAFQVIQEKAGALSPVSPGDLAGGIWEALTTTVGGLSVAIPTLVAYNFLVTKVDSFVINMERASTELVQVVKGEK encoded by the coding sequence ATGTGGAGCATGATTAGAGAAGGCGGACCGTTGATGTATCTTATACTCTTATGTTCTGTTGTTGCATTTACGGTGATTATCGAAAGAATTATAACTTTAAGCAGAGCTAAGATAGATGTCCCTGCTTTTATGGATAAAGTTCTTGATGCCGTTAGAAGAAATAGGATTATGGCTGCAATAGAGATGTGCGATAGAACTTTTTCTCCCGTTGCAAGCATTATAAAAGCAGGGCTGCTTAAGCAGGCTGCAAGCAGGCAGGAGATCAAAGAAGCCATGGAAGAAGCTGCCTTAGTCGAGGTTCCAAAACTTGAAAAGAATCTCAATATTCTTGCAACTTTAGCCCATGTGACTCCGCTCATAGGCCTTCTGGGTACTGTTACGGGTATGATTCAGGCATTTCAGGTAATTCAAGAGAAAGCCGGTGCGTTGAGCCCTGTTAGCCCGGGAGATTTGGCCGGCGGTATTTGGGAGGCTTTAACTACTACGGTAGGAGGCCTCTCCGTGGCTATCCCTACTCTTGTGGCTTATAATTTTTTGGTTACGAAGGTGGATAGTTTTGTTATCAATATGGAGAGAGCCTCAACAGAGCTGGTACAGGTTGTAAAAGGAGAGAAATAA
- a CDS encoding biopolymer transporter ExbD, which translates to MRSKAVNFRPGGFNIPRKTCLLKGDIDITPLIDCVFLLLIFFMLSSSFVRPAGIIVNLPKTVTAEVLREEKFVIVITSDNIIHLEEEVVTVDDLKEVLAQRKQKIDSLLIKADEEASLGKIIEVWDMCRELGIEKLNIATLQVRID; encoded by the coding sequence ATGAGATCTAAGGCTGTAAATTTTAGACCCGGCGGATTCAATATTCCCCGTAAGACCTGTTTGCTCAAAGGAGATATAGATATTACGCCTCTCATTGATTGCGTATTTCTTCTGCTTATATTTTTTATGCTTTCATCTTCTTTTGTTAGGCCTGCCGGTATAATTGTCAATCTTCCCAAAACTGTAACAGCAGAGGTTTTAAGAGAGGAGAAGTTTGTTATAGTTATAACAAGCGATAATATAATACACCTGGAGGAAGAGGTGGTTACGGTAGATGATTTAAAAGAGGTTTTGGCTCAGAGAAAACAGAAGATAGACTCTCTGCTTATCAAAGCTGATGAAGAGGCTTCTCTGGGTAAGATCATTGAAGTCTGGGATATGTGCAGAGAACTTGGAATTGAGAAATTGAATATTGCGACTTTACAGGTAAGAATAGATTGA
- a CDS encoding winged helix-turn-helix domain-containing protein, with protein sequence MITEVGIVAGEIWNYLDKNGRVSLKKLISNIEKPKEIILMSLGWLAREGHVVLEGKKDYKISLRK encoded by the coding sequence ATGATTACCGAAGTTGGAATAGTGGCTGGAGAGATTTGGAACTATCTTGATAAAAACGGCAGAGTCTCTCTTAAAAAACTCATTTCAAATATAGAGAAGCCTAAAGAGATAATTCTCATGAGCTTGGGCTGGCTGGCCAGAGAGGGCCATGTTGTTTTAGAAGGGAAGAAAGATTACAAAATAAGTCTTAGGAAATAA
- a CDS encoding helix-turn-helix domain-containing protein, with protein MGKLMDVSELADYLKLEKQTIYNWLHKKKISGIKVGRVWRFDKNSVDEWLNSRIVPANPRDDKETKTLFDR; from the coding sequence ATGGGTAAGTTAATGGATGTTAGTGAACTGGCTGATTATCTTAAGCTTGAGAAGCAAACTATATATAATTGGTTGCATAAAAAGAAGATCTCAGGTATTAAAGTCGGCAGGGTCTGGAGATTTGATAAGAATAGTGTTGATGAATGGCTGAATTCACGCATAGTTCCTGCTAACCCCAGAGACGATAAAGAGACAAAAACACTTTTTGATAGATAA